One segment of Panicum virgatum strain AP13 chromosome 3K, P.virgatum_v5, whole genome shotgun sequence DNA contains the following:
- the LOC120700524 gene encoding pollen-specific protein C13-like gives MPQLRSLVALLLAATAVAAVAVAGAGKPGFVVTGRVYCDNCRAGFETNVSHNIQGATVSMECRHFETQKLHDKAEATTDAGGWYRMDIGLNREGVSAALPGRSARSCRLRWCQHLAPGVAAGRPFSAEEDALIVACHRAHPNKWATIAPTAMAALRAMVQAVRAP, from the exons ATGCCGCAGTTGCGTAGCCTCGTCGCGCTGCTCCTGGCTGCCACGGCCGTGGCTGCcgtggccgtcgccggcgcaggCAAGCCGGGGTTCGTCGTCACCGGGCGCGTGTACTGCGACAACTGCCGCGCCGGGTTCGAGACCAACGTCTCCCACAACATCCAAG GCGCGACGGTGTCGATGGAGTGCCGGCACTTCGAGACGCAGAAGCTGCACGACAAGGCGGAGGCGACGACGGACGCGGGCGGGTGGTACCGGATGGACATCGGCTTG AACCGGGAGGGCGTCAGCGCCGCGCTGCCCGGCCGCAGCGCCCGGTCGTGCCGCCTCCGCTGGTGCCAGCACCTGGCccccggcgtcgccgccggccggcccttcTCCGCCGAGGAGGACGCGCTCATCGTCGCGTGCCACCGCGCCCACCCCAACAAGTGGGCCACCATCGCGCccacggccatggcggcgtTGAGGGCGATGGTGCAGGCTGTTCGGGCGCCGTAG
- the LOC120697079 gene encoding protein PHYTOCHROME KINASE SUBSTRATE 1-like: MPCRVPTAAGRVGLGPSLEPPGMDRRRAPAAVKPDRWDAADDPDEIGVFAAERYFYGDDALWCGRSSSSLSLSSSAFRTGTLEHARSVATAGTSSSEASWNSRSALLPLLIQPSDDKLRAGAGAGAATPVAEAEPCSGAESGRDERRRASSSSNSNLRRWLLAVAGCACARGDGDGEGEESVSADETEAAGDVPGAGGKKCNAESELSPETEMIPPEPLFEEATPVTVRAGSGRWLLEGDEGLAGMEAFSPIDTAGHGRRRAANSVELPMPAVLHPAATASSGEEPRRVKSFEKFRPPLGDQGSALGPATQSSAFTIVAGNARRAAAGGGGSPGAEDDDAAPSELGCAYPPSEASVVWSMVTADGAASGNFSSAASGCYYHYFNYGEDSTLRHAAVKNDRRRRRSGITATGSSLLMTCMNEKAVDAVGPVHRPEVEPAAVARLGAAGGSRNGHPMVEAGGYQDVMRRHY; the protein is encoded by the coding sequence ATGCCATGCCGTGTGccaacagcagcaggcagggtCGGGCTCGGGCCTAGCCTTGAGCCGCCGGGCATGGACAGACGTAGAgcaccggcggcggtgaagcCGGATCGCTGGGACGCCGCCGACGACCCCGACGAGATCGGGGTCTTCGCCGCCGAGCGCTACTTCTACGGGGACGACGCGCTGTGGTGCGggcgctcgtcgtcgtcgctgtcgcTGTCGTCGTCCGCGTTCAGGACGGGGACGCTCGAGCACGCCCGGTCCGTCGCCACGGCGGGCACCAGCTCGTCGGAGGCGAGCTGGAACAGCCGTTCCGCGCTGCTTCCCTTGCTTATCCAGCCCTCGGATGACAAgttgcgcgccggcgccggcgccggcgccgccactccGGTCGCCGAAGCGGAGCCTTGTTCTGGGGCGGAGAGCGGGCGCGACGAGCGCAGGCGCGCATCGTCGTCGTCTAACTCTAACCTGCGGCGGTGGCTGCTCGCCGTGGCGGGCTGCGCTTGcgcccgcggcgacggcgacggcgagggcgaggagTCGGTGAGCGCCGACGAAACGGAAGCCGCTGGCGACGTCCCCGGTGCCGGTGGCAAGAAATGTAACGCTGAGAGCGAGCTGTCTCCAGAAACAGAGATGATCCCACCGGAGCCCCTGTTCGAGGAGGCCACGCCAGTGACGGTCAGGGCTGGCAGCGGCAGATGGCTCCTCGAAGGCGACGAAGGCCTTGCCGGAATGGAGGCGTTTTCCCCCATTGACACCGCAgggcacggccgccgccgggctgccAACTCGGTCGAATTGCCCATGCCGGCGGTCTTGCATCCCGCAGCGACGGCATCCTCCGGCGAGGAGCCGCGGCGCGTGAAAtcttttgaaaagttcaggCCGCCGTTGGGAGACCAAGGGAGCGCGCTCGGCCCAGCGACGCAGAGCTCTGCTTTTACAATCGTCGCCGGAAATGCTCGGCGCGCGGCCGCTGGCGGTGGAGGAAGCCCCGgcgccgaggacgacgacgcggcTCCGAGCGAGCTCGGGTGCGCGTACCCACCGAGCGAGGCGAGCGTCGTCTGGAGCATGGTCACCGCGGACGGCGCGGCGTCCGGCAACTTCTCCAGCGCGGCTTCGGGCTGCTACTACCACTACTTCAACTACGGTGAGGACAGCACATTGCGGCACGCCGCGGTGAAGAACGAccgccggaggaggagaagcGGGATCACCGCCACTGGCAGCAGCCTGCTGATGACGTGCATGAACGAGAAGGCGGTCGACGCCGTCGGGCCCGTTCACCGGCCGGAGGTCGAGCCGGCTGCCGTGGCGAGGCTGGGAGCTGCCGGCGGCAGCCGGAATGGCCATCCCATGGTGGAGGCCGGAGGGTACCAGGACGTGATGCGCCGCCATTACTGA